A genomic region of Macaca thibetana thibetana isolate TM-01 chromosome 14, ASM2454274v1, whole genome shotgun sequence contains the following coding sequences:
- the PUS3 gene encoding tRNA pseudouridine(38/39) synthase has translation MADDTDRNQTEKLLKRVQELEQEVQRLRTEQAKNKEDSNIRKNSSGAGKTKRAFDFSAHGRRHVALRIAYMGWGYQGFASQENTNNTIEEKLFEALSKTRLVESRQTSNYHRCGRTDKGVSAFGQVISLDLRSQFPRGRDSEDFNVKEEANATAEEIRYTHILNRVLPPDIRILAWAPVEPSFSARFSCLERTYRYFFPRADLDIVAMDYAAQKYVGTHDFRNLCKMDVANGVINFQRTILSAQVRLVGQSPGEGRWQEPFQLCQFEVTGQAFLYHQVRCMMAILFLIGQGMEKPEIIDELLNIEKNPQKPQYSMAVEFPLVLYDCKFENVKWIYDQEAQEFNITHLQQLWANHAVKTHMLYSMLQGLDSVAVPCGIGPKMDRMTEWGNVKPSVIKQTSAFVEGVKMRTYKPLMDRPKCQGLESRIQHFVRRGRIEHPHLFHEEETKAKRDCNDIIEEENTNLETPTKRVCVDTEIKSII, from the exons ATGGCTGATGACACAGACAGAAACCAGACTGAAAAACTCCTAAAAAGAGTACAAGAACTGGAGCAAGAGGTGCAAAGACTTAGAACGGAACAGGCCAAAAATAAGGAGGACTCAAACATTAGAAAAAATTCATCAGGAGCTGGAAAAACTAAGCGTGCATTTGATTTCAGTGCTCATGGCCGAAGACACGTAGCCCTAAGAATAGCCTATATGGGCTGGGGATACCAGGGCTTTGCTAGtcaggaaaacacaaataatacCATTGAAGAGAAACTGTTTGAGGCTCTAAGTAAGACTCGACTGGTAGAAAGCAGACAGACATCCAATTATCACCGATGTGGGAGAACAGACAAAGGAGTTAGTGCCTTTGGACAG GTGATTTCACTTGACCTTCGCTCTCAATTTCCAAGGGGCAGGGATTCTGAGGACTTTAATGTAAAAGAGGAAGCAAATGCTACTGCTGAAGAGATCCGTTATACCCACATTCTCAATCGGGTACTCCCTCCAGACATCCGTATATTGGCCTGGGCCCCTGTAGAACCAAGCTTCAGTGCTAGGTTCAGCTGTCTTGAGCGGACTTACCGCTATTTTTTCCCTCGTGCTGATTTAGATATTGTAGCCATGGATTATGCAGCTCAGAAGTATGTTGGCACCCATGATTTCAGGAACTTGTGTAAAATGGATGTAGCCAATGGTGTGATTAATTTTCAGAGGACTATTCTGTCTGCTCAAGTACGGCTAGTGGGCCAGAGCCCAGGTGAGGGGAGATGGCAAGAACCTTTCCAGTTATGTCAGTTTGAAGTGACTGGCCAGGCATTCCTTTATCATCAAGTCCGATGTATGATGGCTATCCTCTTTCTGATTGGCCAAGGAATGGAGAAGCCAGAGATTATTGATGAGCTGCTGAATATAGAGAAAAATCCCCAGAAGCCTCAATATAg taTGGCTGTAGAATTTCCTCTAGTCTTATATGACTGTAAGTTTGAAAATGTCAAGTGGATCTATGACCAGGAGGCTCAGGAGTTCAATATTACCCACCTACAACAACTGTGGGCTAATCATGCTGTCAAAACTCACATGTTGTATAGTATGCTACAAGGACTGGACTCTGTTGCAGTACCATGTGGAATTGGACCAAAGATGGATAGAATGACAGAATGGGGAAATGTTAAGCCCTCTGTCATAAAGCAGACCAGTGCCTTTGTAGAAGGAGTGAAGATGCGCACATATAAGCCCCTCATGGACCGTCCTAAATGCCAAGGATTGGAATCCCGGATTCAGCATTTTGTACGTAGGGGACGAATTGAGCACCCACATTTATTccatgaggaagaaacaaaagccaaaagggaCTGTAATGACATAATAGAGGAAGAGAATACTAATTTGGAGACACCAACAAAGAGGGTCTGTGTTGACACAGAAATTAAAAGCATCATTTAA